Proteins encoded in a region of the Halodesulfovibrio marinisediminis DSM 17456 genome:
- a CDS encoding ATP-dependent 6-phosphofructokinase, whose amino-acid sequence MPEKRVEDDHITISTEIPTLGEAKIPSPLAVCRFESDDQGVSFYLDNELREDIPADKPIPLCFEKAGPRESVYFDTPKTKCAIVTCGGLCPGINEVIRSIVMAAHHNYHVSGVLGIRYGLEGFIPKYGHEVVELTPEKIAHIHLLGGTILGSSRGPQPTDEIVDALERLNISCLFMIGGDGTMKAASAIVEEVTKRGLKISVIGIPKTIDNDIDFIPQTFGFETAVDKATEAIQCAHTEAEGTMNGIGLVKLMGRESGFIAAHASLSLKEVNFVLIPEKEFALHGEDGLLEHLEKRLLSRRHAVIVVAEGAGQHLLSETNLTDASGNKVLGDIMSFLKDEIRTYMNERDIPFSLKLIDPSYIIRSVPANANDRVYCGFLGQNAVHAAMAGKTAMVVSKLMDRYLHLPLRLVTRKRRRLNTRSDYWRAVMESTGQLAYIDFTKNYCD is encoded by the coding sequence ATGCCCGAAAAACGTGTAGAAGATGATCATATTACTATTTCAACGGAAATCCCCACTCTGGGGGAAGCCAAAATCCCATCTCCCCTTGCCGTATGTAGATTCGAATCTGACGATCAAGGGGTAAGCTTCTATCTGGACAACGAGCTCCGTGAAGATATTCCTGCCGACAAGCCGATCCCACTCTGTTTTGAAAAAGCAGGCCCGCGCGAAAGTGTGTATTTTGACACTCCAAAAACAAAATGTGCCATCGTAACTTGTGGTGGTCTATGTCCCGGTATTAACGAAGTTATCCGCTCCATAGTTATGGCGGCACATCATAACTACCACGTTAGCGGCGTTTTGGGCATCAGATACGGCCTGGAAGGATTTATTCCCAAATACGGACACGAGGTCGTAGAACTTACTCCAGAAAAGATTGCACATATTCATCTGCTGGGTGGCACAATCCTCGGTTCTTCCCGCGGACCTCAGCCTACAGACGAAATTGTGGATGCACTTGAGCGCCTCAATATCAGCTGCTTATTTATGATTGGAGGCGATGGCACAATGAAAGCAGCAAGTGCCATTGTAGAGGAAGTTACCAAACGTGGTCTTAAAATTTCCGTTATCGGCATTCCAAAAACAATCGATAACGACATTGACTTTATTCCACAGACATTCGGCTTTGAGACTGCCGTGGATAAAGCAACAGAGGCTATTCAATGTGCTCATACTGAAGCAGAAGGCACCATGAATGGCATAGGCCTTGTAAAGCTTATGGGAAGGGAGTCCGGTTTTATTGCGGCGCATGCATCTTTATCCCTCAAAGAAGTTAACTTTGTACTGATTCCTGAAAAAGAATTCGCCTTACACGGCGAGGACGGTCTTCTTGAGCATCTGGAAAAACGTCTTCTCAGCCGACGCCATGCAGTTATTGTTGTGGCAGAGGGGGCAGGACAACATTTACTGTCCGAAACCAACCTTACCGACGCATCCGGTAACAAGGTGCTTGGGGACATTATGAGCTTCCTCAAAGATGAAATCCGCACCTACATGAATGAACGGGACATTCCGTTTTCACTCAAACTTATCGACCCGAGCTACATTATCCGTTCAGTACCGGCCAACGCCAACGACAGAGTCTACTGCGGTTTCCTCGGACAAAACGCAGTTCATGCTGCTATGGCAGGCAAAACTGCAATGGTTGTATCGAAACTTATGGACAGATACCTACATCTTCCATTACGCCTCGTAACCCGCAAACGCCGTAGACTGAATACACGCTCCGACTACTGGCGGGCTGTTATGGAATCAACAGGGCAACTAGCCTATATTGATTTCACAAAGAACTACTGCGACTAG
- a CDS encoding glycoside hydrolase family 3 protein has product MQKIVALCLLALLLATPSFAAKVVPFSSQDISLKTMIGQMIMVGFRGEGATAAHVLLKDIKQHQIGGVILFEKDCLRPQAVRNIVSKKQVRDLISALQDASNIPLFVAIDQEGGRVSRFKPIHGLGGTPSAQKLGELPVSESVAAGERTGAYLKDVGINMDFAPVLDVNVNPNSPVIGALERSFSDDPAKVATYGHAFAQGMAQHGIIAGYKHFPGHGSSLSDSHKGLPDITTTWSKKELLPYSDVLGKEPQHVVMVGHLYHQKLDADFPTSLSRKVVTGLLREELNYGGVVVTDDLQMRAITNEYSMDETAIKAVQAGCDILLVGNNLAYDPKIVSKLTTALMWAVHAGEISIERIRQSYDRIMNLKRDSGMLVEDVLK; this is encoded by the coding sequence ATGCAGAAAATTGTAGCGCTCTGTTTGCTGGCTCTATTGCTTGCAACGCCGAGCTTTGCTGCTAAGGTTGTTCCCTTTTCGTCTCAGGACATTTCTTTAAAGACTATGATCGGGCAGATGATCATGGTCGGCTTTCGCGGAGAGGGTGCTACCGCTGCCCATGTGTTGTTAAAGGACATAAAGCAGCATCAGATTGGCGGTGTGATATTATTTGAAAAAGATTGTCTGCGACCGCAGGCTGTACGTAATATCGTAAGCAAGAAACAAGTGCGTGATCTTATAAGCGCATTGCAGGATGCTTCAAATATTCCGTTATTTGTTGCTATTGATCAGGAAGGCGGTCGTGTTTCACGGTTTAAGCCTATACATGGTTTAGGAGGGACTCCCTCTGCGCAGAAACTGGGTGAGCTTCCTGTAAGCGAAAGCGTTGCTGCAGGAGAGCGCACGGGGGCGTATTTGAAAGACGTTGGCATTAATATGGATTTTGCTCCGGTACTTGATGTTAATGTGAACCCGAACTCGCCTGTGATTGGAGCTCTTGAGCGAAGTTTCAGCGATGATCCTGCAAAAGTTGCGACATACGGGCATGCGTTTGCACAAGGCATGGCACAACATGGAATTATCGCTGGTTATAAGCATTTCCCTGGTCATGGAAGTTCTCTTTCAGATTCGCATAAGGGACTGCCGGACATAACCACGACATGGTCAAAGAAAGAGCTTCTTCCTTACTCTGACGTGCTCGGCAAGGAACCGCAGCATGTTGTTATGGTAGGGCATTTGTATCATCAAAAATTGGATGCGGATTTTCCAACCTCATTGTCCCGTAAAGTTGTTACCGGATTACTCCGTGAAGAGCTTAACTATGGCGGTGTGGTGGTAACAGATGATTTGCAAATGCGTGCTATTACTAACGAGTATTCAATGGATGAAACGGCCATAAAAGCTGTGCAGGCCGGATGTGATATTCTGCTTGTAGGAAATAATTTGGCATATGATCCGAAAATCGTCTCGAAGCTGACAACGGCGCTTATGTGGGCAGTGCATGCTGGTGAAATTTCTATAGAGCGGATTCGTCAGTCTTATGATCGAATTATGAATCTGAAGCGTGATTCCGGGATGCTTGTGGAGGACGTTCTCAAATAA
- a CDS encoding hydantoinase/oxoprolinase family protein: MLIGIDVGGTHTDAVAVESGKVVASGKVATVHDDLLSSVLSALEIVLEAVSPEEVTRLNLSTTLSTNAIVEGRTDEVGVIVSSGPGIDPYNFQTGKFYFPVKGSIDHRGEEIASVPENEIVEALDKCVAAGVTVFAAVSKFSTRNPSHEEFIAETIASKSDVISLGHRFSGQLDFPRRIATAYYNSAVWRLYNNFADAVEAGVRAKGITAPVNILKADGGTMPLERSRELPVESILSGPAASVMGVLAQQCVCGKDEQGQEKDTLILDIGGTTTDIALLVACSPLVEKDGIAVGSFPTLVHALKTCSIGVGGDSALHYSAGSLRVGPERNGVCMAEGGSTPALMDALIYCGHASFGDVDSSRKGIELLAEECGMKPSALAESAMTLAVKTISRAVHEFIKEVNSTPVYTIREILRGDEIVPDLVSIMGGPAEAFQKLLAEELQMPVETVPQYAVANAIGAAMTKPTFELELFADTEARTLFIPVVGERRRVPSTYKLLDAVLDAKEALMNYFAQRNIAIGVDDIEVTEEQSFNMVGDYGTVGRNIRVKCQIRPGVEI; this comes from the coding sequence ATGCTTATTGGTATTGATGTCGGTGGTACACATACTGACGCAGTGGCAGTTGAGAGTGGGAAAGTGGTTGCCTCTGGAAAAGTGGCTACAGTGCATGATGATTTATTATCATCCGTGCTGAGCGCTCTTGAGATTGTACTTGAGGCAGTTTCTCCAGAAGAGGTAACTCGCCTTAATTTATCAACAACGCTTTCTACCAATGCTATCGTTGAAGGTCGCACTGATGAAGTTGGTGTGATTGTTTCTTCAGGTCCCGGCATTGATCCTTATAATTTCCAGACTGGTAAATTTTATTTCCCTGTCAAAGGCTCCATTGATCACAGAGGTGAAGAAATTGCTTCTGTTCCGGAAAATGAGATTGTGGAAGCCCTTGATAAATGTGTTGCGGCGGGCGTAACTGTTTTTGCTGCTGTTAGTAAATTTTCTACACGTAACCCTTCGCATGAAGAGTTTATTGCTGAAACCATCGCATCAAAAAGTGATGTCATTTCGCTGGGGCATCGATTTTCCGGTCAGTTGGATTTTCCACGCCGTATTGCAACTGCCTACTATAATTCTGCGGTTTGGCGGCTCTACAACAATTTTGCAGATGCAGTAGAGGCAGGTGTTCGCGCAAAAGGCATTACAGCTCCTGTAAATATTTTGAAAGCAGATGGTGGCACCATGCCGCTTGAGCGCTCCCGTGAGCTTCCTGTGGAGTCTATCCTTTCTGGTCCTGCCGCCAGTGTTATGGGTGTTCTTGCCCAGCAATGTGTTTGCGGGAAAGATGAACAGGGTCAGGAGAAGGATACGCTTATTTTGGATATCGGTGGGACGACCACGGATATCGCTCTGCTAGTGGCATGTTCACCGCTTGTTGAAAAAGACGGGATTGCTGTTGGTAGCTTTCCCACATTAGTTCATGCCTTGAAAACTTGTTCTATCGGTGTGGGAGGAGATTCTGCGCTACATTATTCAGCGGGATCATTGCGTGTAGGGCCGGAACGTAACGGCGTCTGCATGGCTGAAGGCGGAAGTACTCCTGCATTGATGGATGCACTTATCTACTGCGGTCACGCTTCGTTCGGTGATGTTGATTCCAGCCGTAAGGGAATAGAGCTGCTCGCAGAAGAGTGTGGTATGAAGCCGTCAGCTCTGGCAGAATCTGCCATGACACTTGCTGTAAAAACAATATCACGCGCAGTGCATGAGTTTATTAAAGAAGTGAATAGTACACCTGTGTACACCATCCGGGAAATTTTGCGTGGAGATGAAATTGTACCGGATTTGGTGAGCATAATGGGTGGACCGGCAGAGGCTTTCCAGAAGCTGCTCGCTGAAGAATTACAAATGCCTGTGGAGACAGTTCCGCAATACGCTGTTGCCAACGCTATCGGTGCGGCCATGACTAAGCCGACATTTGAGTTGGAACTGTTTGCAGATACCGAAGCGCGGACGTTGTTTATTCCTGTCGTCGGAGAGCGACGCAGGGTTCCTTCAACGTATAAATTACTCGATGCTGTGCTGGACGCAAAAGAAGCGTTGATGAATTATTTTGCACAGCGAAATATAGCCATTGGTGTTGATGACATAGAAGTAACTGAAGAACAGTCGTTCAATATGGTTGGCGATTATGGCACCGTTGGTAGAAATATTCGTGTGAAATGCCAGATCAGACCTGGAGTTGAGATATAG
- the pdxA gene encoding 4-hydroxythreonine-4-phosphate dehydrogenase PdxA, translated as MPKKTLLITLGDANGLGPELACRLFGEDIFIAAKRPIIMIGSAASLLAHTERLNMDPFWETVESPREVASKAYGVYLYEPASIRDVPVTVGEATKEGGFIAGESLQAACQCITDGIATGMVTLPLHKAMLQEAGFDFPGHTEFLARYAGLSDDEVCMHLCGEILRVSLVTTHPALRDVADMITEERLLRTFRLTDEFMKQIGQGDRPIAVCGLNPHAGESGKIGTEDQEIVAPAVRKAQEMGMNVDGPFPADTLFHKAARGVYSSVVAMYHDQGLAPLKLLHFSEAVNVTLGLPFVRTSVDHGTGFDIVGKDIAHTNSFREAIRLAILMLEGDEL; from the coding sequence ATGCCGAAAAAAACGCTTCTAATTACACTTGGTGATGCAAACGGACTTGGGCCGGAACTGGCTTGTCGTCTGTTCGGAGAAGATATCTTTATTGCGGCGAAGCGTCCGATTATTATGATCGGCTCCGCTGCTTCTCTGCTTGCGCATACCGAGCGACTCAATATGGACCCGTTCTGGGAGACTGTTGAATCTCCACGTGAAGTTGCCAGTAAAGCGTATGGTGTCTACCTGTATGAGCCTGCGTCAATCCGTGATGTACCTGTTACTGTCGGTGAAGCCACTAAAGAAGGCGGGTTTATTGCCGGTGAATCTTTGCAGGCAGCATGTCAGTGCATTACTGACGGTATTGCCACAGGTATGGTAACATTACCATTACATAAAGCAATGTTGCAGGAAGCAGGCTTTGACTTTCCTGGTCACACAGAATTTTTGGCACGCTATGCAGGACTTTCTGATGATGAAGTGTGCATGCATCTGTGCGGCGAAATTTTGCGGGTAAGCCTCGTAACAACCCATCCTGCACTTCGTGATGTTGCAGATATGATTACTGAAGAGCGTTTGTTGCGTACCTTCAGATTAACTGATGAGTTTATGAAGCAGATTGGACAAGGTGATCGTCCGATTGCTGTTTGCGGCTTGAACCCGCATGCTGGTGAGTCCGGCAAGATCGGGACAGAAGATCAGGAAATTGTTGCTCCTGCTGTGCGCAAGGCTCAGGAAATGGGTATGAATGTAGATGGCCCATTCCCTGCGGATACTTTGTTCCACAAAGCAGCGCGCGGTGTATACTCTTCAGTTGTGGCAATGTACCATGATCAGGGACTTGCTCCGCTTAAACTTCTCCATTTTTCAGAGGCTGTTAACGTAACCCTTGGTTTGCCGTTTGTGCGTACCTCTGTTGATCACGGAACTGGTTTTGATATCGTAGGCAAAGACATTGCCCACACCAATAGCTTTAGAGAAGCTATTCGTCTTGCTATTCTGATGTTGGAAGGCGACGAATTGTAA